Proteins encoded by one window of Dysgonomonadaceae bacterium PH5-43:
- a CDS encoding small subunit ribosomal protein S9 (product_source=KO:K02996; cath_funfam=3.30.230.10; cog=COG0103; ko=KO:K02996; pfam=PF00380; superfamily=54211), with the protein MEVVNALGRRKAAVARVYVKEGTGKIQINKRDLGTYFPSSILQYVVKQPLNKLGVVEQYDITINLQGGGYKGQSEAARLGIARALVKINPEDKSALRAEGFMTRDPREVERKKPGQPKARKRFQFSKR; encoded by the coding sequence ATGGAAGTAGTAAATGCATTAGGAAGACGTAAAGCAGCCGTAGCACGCGTTTATGTTAAAGAAGGAACTGGTAAAATACAAATCAACAAACGTGATTTGGGAACTTATTTTCCTTCTTCAATTCTTCAATATGTTGTTAAGCAACCTCTTAATAAATTAGGTGTGGTTGAACAATACGACATAACTATTAATCTTCAAGGAGGTGGATATAAAGGTCAATCAGAAGCTGCTCGTTTAGGAATAGCTCGTGCATTGGTTAAAATCAATCCAGAAGATAAATCAGCTTTAAGAGCAGAAGGTTTCATGACTCGCGACCCAAGAGAAGTTGAAAGAAAGAAACCAGGACAACCTAAAGCGAGAAAGAGATTCCAATTCTCTAAACGTTAA
- a CDS encoding small subunit ribosomal protein S2 (product_source=KO:K02967; cath_funfam=3.40.50.10490; cog=COG0052; ko=KO:K02967; pfam=PF00318; superfamily=52313; tigrfam=TIGR01011), whose translation MSLLTFEQLLEAGSHFGHLKRKWNPAMAPYIFMERNGIHIIDLYKTVAKVDDAAAALKQIAKSGKKILFVATKKQAKQVVADKATSIGMPYVTERWPGGMLTNFPTIRKAVKKMTTIDKMAKDGTFEQLSKREKLQITRQRAKLERNLGSIADLNRLPSAIFVVDVMKEHIAVAEANRLGIPVFAIVDTNSNPNNIDFVIPANDDATKSIEVILDALCKSIHEGLEERKVEKLDASSEADDKAPARRERKGKAKKVVAKTEETIDSEATTTEE comes from the coding sequence ATGTCATTATTAACATTTGAACAATTATTAGAAGCAGGTTCTCACTTCGGGCACCTTAAAAGAAAGTGGAACCCTGCAATGGCTCCTTACATCTTTATGGAACGTAATGGTATCCATATAATCGACTTATATAAAACAGTTGCAAAAGTAGACGACGCAGCAGCAGCTCTAAAGCAAATTGCTAAATCAGGTAAAAAGATTTTATTCGTTGCTACAAAAAAACAAGCAAAACAAGTGGTTGCCGATAAAGCTACTTCTATCGGTATGCCTTACGTAACAGAGCGTTGGCCAGGTGGTATGTTAACAAACTTCCCTACTATACGTAAAGCTGTTAAAAAAATGACAACTATCGACAAAATGGCTAAAGATGGTACTTTTGAACAGTTGTCTAAAAGAGAAAAACTTCAAATTACTCGTCAACGTGCGAAGCTAGAGAGAAACTTAGGTTCTATCGCAGACCTTAATCGTCTACCTTCTGCTATATTTGTTGTTGACGTGATGAAAGAACATATAGCAGTTGCTGAAGCTAATCGTTTGGGTATTCCAGTATTTGCAATAGTAGATACAAACTCTAACCCAAATAACATTGATTTCGTTATCCCTGCGAATGACGATGCAACAAAGTCAATAGAAGTAATTCTTGACGCTCTTTGTAAATCAATCCATGAAGGATTAGAAGAAAGAAAAGTAGAAAAACTTGACGCTTCTTCTGAAGCAGATGATAAAGCTCCTGCTCGCAGAGAAAGAAAAGGTAAAGCTAAAAAAGTTGTAGCAAAAACAGAAGAAACTATTGATTCTGAAGCAACAACAACTGAAGAATAA
- a CDS encoding elongation factor Ts (product_source=KO:K02357; cath_funfam=1.10.8.10,3.30.479.20; cog=COG0264; ko=KO:K02357; pfam=PF00889; superfamily=46934,54713; tigrfam=TIGR00116) — protein sequence MAVTMADIQRLRKMTGAGMMDCKGALNEAEGDFDKAIEIIRKKGQAVAAKREDREAAEGCVLAATNGDFAAIVAVKCETDFVAKNEDFIGMVKSILNVAIENKPESTEALNALTVDGRTVQELITDRIGVTGEKMELGAYEFVTAPTTVAYIHPGNKLATICGFNIANVDAQVAKDVAMQIAAMNPVSVDKDSVPAEVVEQEKKIAREKAIEQGKPENILDRIAEGALTKYFKDYTLLNQDFVKDSKVTIGDYLKKQDKELTVTGFKRVNLNVE from the coding sequence ATGGCTGTTACAATGGCAGATATACAGCGTCTTCGTAAAATGACAGGTGCTGGAATGATGGACTGTAAAGGTGCTCTTAACGAAGCCGAAGGTGACTTCGATAAAGCTATAGAAATAATTCGCAAAAAAGGACAAGCAGTAGCTGCTAAACGTGAAGATCGTGAAGCTGCTGAAGGTTGTGTTCTTGCTGCTACTAATGGAGATTTTGCTGCAATAGTTGCTGTAAAGTGCGAAACAGACTTCGTTGCTAAAAACGAAGACTTCATAGGAATGGTAAAAAGCATACTAAACGTTGCAATAGAAAATAAACCAGAATCAACAGAAGCATTAAATGCTTTAACTGTTGATGGTCGTACTGTGCAAGAATTAATCACAGACCGTATTGGTGTTACTGGCGAAAAAATGGAATTAGGTGCTTACGAATTTGTTACTGCTCCTACTACTGTTGCTTATATTCACCCTGGAAATAAGTTGGCTACTATCTGTGGATTCAATATCGCTAATGTTGATGCTCAAGTGGCTAAAGATGTAGCAATGCAAATTGCTGCTATGAATCCAGTAAGTGTTGACAAAGACTCTGTTCCTGCTGAAGTGGTTGAACAAGAAAAGAAAATCGCTCGTGAGAAAGCTATTGAACAAGGCAAGCCAGAAAATATTCTTGACAGAATAGCTGAAGGTGCTTTAACTAAATACTTTAAAGATTATACTTTATTGAATCAAGACTTTGTTAAAGATTCAAAGGTAACTATTGGTGATTACCTAAAGAAACAAGACAAAGAATTAACTGTTACAGGTTTCAAACGTGTAAACTTAAATGTAGAATAA
- a CDS encoding hypothetical protein (product_source=Hypo-rule applied; cath_funfam=2.40.160.20; pfam=PF09411; superfamily=56935; transmembrane_helix_parts=Inside_1_6,TMhelix_7_26,Outside_27_397), producing MQQRTHLIRLFFLVIVFISVSFDGYTNDSISVKRPQFISLKVNQGTVLSTNSFIWGDNKIPYYGSADIRYGFSPKGDNWKDYAYGMPYMGVGVYVANFQRKKDLGTPVSLFFFQGGNLLNYTEKVSLNYEWNAGLAFNWKPYDAFTNPNNVAIGSAVNIHAAVNLYMNWKLTKNFHLNVGVEFDHFSNAASRLPNRGVNLVSGFVDLTYHFNNEDFKYTPSLYDKPEFKTTREHDFMALVSSRNVEVDTVGTGLPDKYVRQNFIVLGASYAYMFNDNYRYRWGPSVEVTYDESAGAKQWREVNELNGRTYDRVKLDKFFNRFSVGVSVKGEINVARFSGFLNLGYDVIHARKEDGRFYQIFGIKVFLKENLFGVFGVRTTNFGRSQYPFLNLGYTIK from the coding sequence ATGCAACAACGAACTCATCTTATAAGGCTATTTTTCTTAGTTATAGTATTTATATCCGTTAGTTTTGATGGATATACCAATGATTCTATTAGTGTAAAGCGACCTCAATTTATTTCTCTAAAAGTGAATCAAGGAACGGTTTTATCTACAAATAGTTTTATTTGGGGCGATAACAAAATCCCTTATTATGGTTCGGCTGATATAAGGTATGGTTTTTCGCCTAAAGGAGATAATTGGAAAGACTATGCTTATGGTATGCCTTATATGGGAGTAGGAGTTTATGTTGCTAATTTTCAGCGTAAGAAAGATTTAGGGACTCCCGTTAGTTTGTTTTTCTTTCAAGGAGGGAATCTTTTGAATTATACAGAGAAGGTTAGTCTTAATTACGAATGGAATGCAGGACTTGCCTTTAATTGGAAACCTTACGATGCTTTTACAAATCCAAATAATGTAGCTATTGGTTCGGCGGTTAATATCCACGCGGCGGTTAATTTGTATATGAATTGGAAATTAACAAAGAATTTTCATCTGAATGTAGGAGTTGAATTCGACCATTTCTCTAATGCGGCTTCTCGATTGCCTAATAGGGGAGTTAATCTTGTGTCTGGTTTTGTTGATTTAACATACCACTTCAATAATGAAGACTTTAAGTATACTCCATCTTTATACGATAAACCAGAGTTTAAGACTACGCGAGAACACGATTTTATGGCTCTTGTTTCTTCTCGCAATGTAGAGGTAGATACAGTAGGTACGGGATTGCCGGATAAATATGTGCGTCAGAACTTTATAGTGCTTGGAGCAAGTTACGCTTATATGTTTAACGATAATTATCGTTACCGCTGGGGACCAAGTGTGGAAGTTACTTATGATGAAAGTGCTGGTGCGAAACAATGGAGAGAAGTTAACGAATTAAACGGCAGAACTTACGATAGAGTGAAGTTGGATAAGTTTTTCAATCGCTTCTCTGTTGGGGTGTCTGTAAAAGGAGAGATTAATGTGGCACGCTTTAGTGGTTTCTTAAACTTAGGGTACGATGTGATACACGCCCGAAAAGAAGACGGACGCTTTTATCAAATCTTTGGAATAAAAGTATTTCTGAAAGAGAATTTGTTCGGAGTGTTTGGAGTTCGAACAACTAATTTTGGACGCTCGCAATATCCTTTCTTAAATTTAGGATATACGATAAAGTAG